In the genome of Flavobacteriaceae bacterium YJPT1-3, the window AATTTGGCGTCGTAGAGCATTACCGGTACAATGGCCGAGTCTCCTTCAATAATATCAAAACCAGCCTCCCGCAATCCTTTTTTGAAATAAGCCGTATTGGACATGAGTTTGTCGCGAAGCGCAGTGTCCTTTTCCAACATCTCAAAAACTTTGATGCTGGCCCCTACGATAGCTGGTGCCAGCGAGTTAGAAAACAGGTAAGGTCTGGAGCGTTGTCTTAAAATCTCAATGATCTCTTTTTTGGCTGTGGTGTAGCCACCCATAGCACCACCCAGGGCTTTCCCAAGGGTTCCGGTAATGATATCAATGCGACCCATAACCCCTTTTTCTTCTAAGGTACCCCGTCCAGTTTCCCCGATGAATCCCGTGGCATGGCACTCATCAATCATCACCAAGGCGTCGTAATCATCGGCCAGATCGCATATTTTATCCAGAGGAGCGACCAGTCCGTCCATTGAAAACACCCCATCGGTTACGATGATCTTATGACGGGCGCCGTCAGCCTGGGCCTGTTTGAGCTGTTTTTCCAGATCTCCCATGTCATTATTGGCATAGCGGTAACGCATGGCCTTACACAAGCGAACCCCGTCAATAATGGAGGCGTGATTTAAGGAGTCAGAAATAATTGCATCTTCCTTGCCAAGTAGAGGTTCAAACACCCCCCCGTTGGCATCAAAGGCAGCCGCATAGAGAATAGTGTCTTCTGTGCCGTAAAATTGAGCGATCTTGGCTTCCAGTTCTTTGTGGATGTCTTGGGTTCCGCAAATAAAGCGCACGCTGCTCATTCCGAAGCCGTGACTGTCTAAGGTATCCTTAGCAGCCTGAACAACTTCAGGATGCGAAGAGAGTCCCAAATAATTGTTGGCGCAGAAATTAATGACCTCCTGGCCGTCCTGCAGGCGGATCACCGCATCCTGAGGGGAGACGATAATACGCTCTTCCTTATACAGTCCCGCTTCTTTGATAGCGTCTAATTCTTCTTGTAAGTGATTTTTAATGCTTCCGTACATGGATAAATTTTTTGCAAAGATACTTTATGCCAGAGAACGCACCTCAACTCCTTCATTGATATAAATAAGATACTTTTTACTCACCTTGAGCCCCATTTGCTGGAGGATGCTACCGTAATTATCGATTTGCCATTGGTGTTCTTCGCGCGGGATCCCGGTTTTATAATCGATCAGGATGGTCTCGCCGGAGGCCAGGACTTCTACCCGATCGGGAATTTGGAGTTGGCCTGATGCATCCAGGATGGGCCGCTCATTATAAATGGTGCTGTCGGAACGAAATGCCTCGTTCAGGACGGGATGTTGAACGAGTTCTGTTACGCTTTCGCGAAAGCGTTCTCGATCTGAAGATCGGATCAGGCCGGAAGATTCAGCCTCGTCCAGGGCAAAGGGAATATCCTCACGTCCTCGGATCAAGGCCATTAACTCGTGCATGACATTACCCCGTTCGACTGCGGCCATACGGGCTCCATCCCAGAGCAGTCTGGCTTTTAGAACGATCTGTAATTCGTGGGCTTCTCGACTGGTGGAGATCTGAGGGATTGGAATGACCGGGGTCGCCTCCACTTCGTTTTTGGAAAATGGCCGCGGATCACCCCAGGAAATGGTCAATCCGGCTTGGGGTTCTTTACCCTCCTGCTCAGCAAACTGTCCCAATAGTTCTGCATTGGTTTTGGAAGGATCATTTTTACTGGTGTTGATTTCTGTAATGATGTGTAATTGCTCGGCAGCTCGCGTTAAGCCTACATAAAGTACATTCAAGTTGTCCAGCTGCAACTGTTCGATGCGTTCCCGGTATAATTCAGCAGTTTGCTCGTTCAGCTCGGCCATTTGGGAGGAATGACTGATCAGGAGATGATCAAAATGGCTTAATTCCTCTTCCTCGGGCGCGTACCAATGATGGCCATTACTCTCTGTCAATAATTTATCGTTGACATAGGGGTAAATGACTACGGGAAATTCCAGTCCTTTCGATTTATGGATGGTTAACAATTGGACGGCCTCTTTATTCTCTAGATTGGGGATGCTGAGCTTATCTTCATTTTCCTTCCAGTACTCCAAAAAATCTCGGGAGTTCCCTTTAGACTGTTTGCTGAAATCGTGAATTTCCTCCAGTAAGAATTGCAGGTATCCATCACCGTGTTGATTCAATCGAAATGACCTGATCAAATACTCAACACCTTCATAAAAAGGGAGCGACTCGAAGATTTGACCCTGGCAAGAGAAGCCCAGGTCTTCCAGCTGGTGAAAAAATTTGTCGGTGCTCAGGTGAACAGCCCTATTCATAAACGTGTGATATTCGGCTCCCGTATACTTCAAGAGGGTGTTGGCCAGATAATGGGCCACTGCAAATGTATAAGCGGCAGTATCGGGCCGATCGAACAGTTGCAAGAGGTCCAGAATGAATACGACTTCCGGTGAATTTCTGAGCAGTAAACTTTCTGCGGAAACGACAGGGATACCTTGCTGCTGCAGGTACTCTGCCATGATGGTGGCCTGCTTGTTTCTTCTTATGAGGATACAGAGATCTTTTGGTTGATATCCTTGTTTTAGGACTTCTTGAATTCGTTGCAGTACTGCCTGACCATAGCGTTCATCAAGGGATT includes:
- a CDS encoding UvrD-helicase domain-containing protein — translated: MPKHHAFTIFNASAGTGKTFALVREYLALLFLSEDPYHFKSILAITFTNKAVGEMKERIIKSLHAFSQESIFETNNPLFDSIQERTGLSAETIHQQAQRILKTLLHNYAAFDVLTIDAFTQRIVRTFARDLGLPQHFEVELKSGQILEKAIDQLLEQIGQEEELTNILIDFALQKTDDDKSWNITYDLINIGGLLQNENDYLRVEQLKNKSLSEFLTLKSTVQKSINKQRANIQKESQALLNLMDQKGIPRKHFTRQTFPNNLQNLTQGTFELNLQAAWVRNLGEAPFYNKSLAEADKAQIDQIAPELVTRFNAIIATLKKLWLQEQLLRHLTPLAVLKAIAKQLETLKNEESILFVSDFYKHIFEVIADEPVPFIYERLGERYKHYFVDEFQDTSKLQWHNLIPLIDHALATGNSGGMDHSLFLVGDPKQAIYRFRGGDVSQFMELASGISPFSNPDFKLSALETNYRSGSAIVQFNNRFFSFVAGQMINPNYATQYLKDSQQQHGIGKEGYVSLSWIEEHEEQSLDERYGQAVLQRIQEVLKQGYQPKDLCILIRRNKQATIMAEYLQQQGIPVVSAESLLLRNSPEVVFILDLLQLFDRPDTAAYTFAVAHYLANTLLKYTGAEYHTFMNRAVHLSTDKFFHQLEDLGFSCQGQIFESLPFYEGVEYLIRSFRLNQHGDGYLQFLLEEIHDFSKQSKGNSRDFLEYWKENEDKLSIPNLENKEAVQLLTIHKSKGLEFPVVIYPYVNDKLLTESNGHHWYAPEEEELSHFDHLLISHSSQMAELNEQTAELYRERIEQLQLDNLNVLYVGLTRAAEQLHIITEINTSKNDPSKTNAELLGQFAEQEGKEPQAGLTISWGDPRPFSKNEVEATPVIPIPQISTSREAHELQIVLKARLLWDGARMAAVERGNVMHELMALIRGREDIPFALDEAESSGLIRSSDRERFRESVTELVQHPVLNEAFRSDSTIYNERPILDASGQLQIPDRVEVLASGETILIDYKTGIPREEHQWQIDNYGSILQQMGLKVSKKYLIYINEGVEVRSLA
- the kbl gene encoding glycine C-acetyltransferase, translating into MYGSIKNHLQEELDAIKEAGLYKEERIIVSPQDAVIRLQDGQEVINFCANNYLGLSSHPEVVQAAKDTLDSHGFGMSSVRFICGTQDIHKELEAKIAQFYGTEDTILYAAAFDANGGVFEPLLGKEDAIISDSLNHASIIDGVRLCKAMRYRYANNDMGDLEKQLKQAQADGARHKIIVTDGVFSMDGLVAPLDKICDLADDYDALVMIDECHATGFIGETGRGTLEEKGVMGRIDIITGTLGKALGGAMGGYTTAKKEIIEILRQRSRPYLFSNSLAPAIVGASIKVFEMLEKDTALRDKLMSNTAYFKKGLREAGFDIIEGDSAIVPVMLYDAKLAQKMAKALLEEGIYVIGFFFPVVPREKARIRVQLSAAHEQEHLDKAIHAFKKVGEKLGIL